From the genome of Medicago truncatula cultivar Jemalong A17 chromosome 2, MtrunA17r5.0-ANR, whole genome shotgun sequence:
aattaattatgaatatttaaccgtcaaacatataaaaattcatattaaattcatgttttgttaaaaaaatctaattttttttgggagagtttcttataatattatgcatttttctgcacaattttattcaaaaatatgtattctaCATATAAGTTTACTTTAAGAGatgaccaaaagtgaagatgaaatttttttgagggactgaaagttgaaggaaaattttagagggactaaaacgaaaaatttgtatatttatagggaccaaaaacatatttaaaccttatttaaaattataatttttgaaatatattattttaaaaaaattctattatcAATCCTGTTGGAAAAGATTTTAAACAAGTGACACTAATAACAAATGcaaaatgattaatttaattagataaaaaaatgttgaatttacTAGGAAAGTTTAGGCGCGATCCTCTCTCGACATAACAACCCTTCAAAAATTCTCTCATCGCTGTTCCCATCACACACTTTCCATCTTCATCTCTGCACATCCTTACAGGTATCTATGAGGAATCtatcaacataaaaatatatattttatactaTCATtgttatcaatttcaatttacttataatttttatgaataatAGTAATTTGgtgtcttattttattttagattatgttgatttttttatctttcattcactAGGTTCAACATTCGatcattttcataaaaatcatgcAAACAAATTGGAGTAGAAATTGTACCATTTTGTAATCTAATTTAGTTCTTTCAAATCAATCAGTGGCTAtattattgcattttattatcttttaaaGTGCACTCTTAATTTTAGAGGAGACTCTAGAGAAAATTAATAACATGATGGTGAAATACTACCtccaaaataaatttagaatGGTTCCTGACTTTGCAAGACATTTATCATTTCTGTTCTACTTATTTCAAGCTTCGATGAGCATTGTATACTAGGGAATGGATAGAAGCAAACCTACATTAACTAATATGATTAAAAGTGGTTGAGTTCTTTATTTAAAGGGTGGTTATAAAGAAGTCATAGAGCAGAGAAATAAATTGAGGGTGGGAAAGAAACATGAAAGGTTTGAATTGGAGTGACTATGACACTTTCTCATCTTCCAAACCGATTAGAATGCTGTCATGTGATTGGTTTTAATAAATTGACAAGCCAATGTGCCCTTTCCCTCAATCATTTCCTTTCAACTAACAACAATAATtggttagaaaaaaaaaaagtaaagagatGGAGTATTTGTTcgcattttcctaaaaaaaaaaacataaaataatcaaaacagtcatTAGTcgtcataatttttaaatatttttacaaatacttcatctattataaaatataagtaaaaatgagTCAAACAAATTTATGTGTTTTGCTCAAAATTTGGTCCAAATATATGGACTTTTTTTGACTTATTTTAGTACGATATGGATGAAGTAATACTTACGGAGTAtaacttcataaaaaattaggaagtattaaatatactcactaatattaaaaaatacaaacattaATTAAGAGCTGCAAAACTTTTTAAGTAATACATCAAATTGggactttttcttataaataagactaaaataatttttaaatttttttctataataaggACAGGAGAAAGTAGTTAGTTAAGGAAGCCTTAAATATGTTCATCTACTAAGCATTTAAAAAGTCATATCAGTTTGatatcaattttaatatatatatatataggggcaAATGCTGTTACATGAATCAGATTCAACTCTTTCCAAAAGATAATATGGGGTCTACACCACCAGCAGAGCAGCAGAAATCACAATATAATGATCATGTCTGCACACGTcccaaagaaaaaggaagattTTATGCTTTGTATGTATACAtgatcttaagattctaattctctttattttctttcttgtttatcAAATTTCTCTCTTTGCTACACACAGCACACTGATCAATTGACTCTTTTATTCAGTTTCTTTGGACTCTTCTGCTTTTTTTGCTTCCATGATTGTTGCCGATGCAGCTCGGAACGCACCTGCTGTTGCCGGTGCTGCTCGGAACGCACCTGCTGTTGCTGTCGCTAGATTGCTTAATTTCCAAGATACATATACAAGTTTATGTTTCATTTTCTGCTGttgtatgaattgatgattttggGAGCCATTAAGGAATAATCTTTGTATTCttcaataaattttagtttttattttgacatgAGGATTTTTTTCGTTTCTGCGTAAAATGTTGCTAACAATACATTATCTATCAATAACTAGAAAACaatgtttcaatttcaataaatCGCGCAATGAACATTTTCTGTGGTTCCTACATCCAGTTATTTCATATGAAAAACCATAAAGCATTTGGCATTGTTATGTGCTGATAAAAATAACCTCTATACATTTCAACGAAAATAGCGCTGATACATTTACTTATCTCCACCGATGGTGCAACTGATTGGAAAGGGCCATTCCAATTCTCTCAAAAGAATTGAAAAGCCAGAAATGTCATATCATCTTGTGAGACTAGACACCTAGGATAGGGTTCCTCTTTTCATCTATTTCGATGTTTAGTAGATGTTGAGGGTCTGATCCACTCGGACCCTCCGAGTAAAGAGTAGGAAGGTATGCATTGTATGCTGGCAGGTAGCGAGAAACAAAATCTCTCACCTGAAGAAAGCACAAACGATGAAAAATCAtcatatattcatatttaataaaaacataaaccgTGCGAGCAACATACCTCATCATCGGACATTCCAGGATTGCCTGCCTCCCTCATAGCAATTTCAGCCTGCAATTTAAATGGAACGATGCACGCATGGATGTTACAACCAGGTTCTGATCACAAACTTTGTAATTTCTGAGAGAGAATACAAAAAAACCCTACCTGCAAGCGCCACTGATAGACACAGCTTGGGTCCTTAATCTTAATGACTATCCATGACTGTATATATTTGTCCCACGCATCATAATACGCTTTGAggtttttatttacaatttctAGCTGCAAATTAAGAACCgtttattatttctttatacAAAAGCGTAATTCATTGCCAATTCctcaacttataaaaaaaaaaggtagagaATTTGCATAACCAGTAATTCTGCAACATAAACACAAGGTGTatattaagaaacaaaaaagtaatttacTGATCCTAACCTGCGGATCAACAGCTTTTACAGCTTCAACTGGAAGGGGCTTGAAACCAAGCATCCAGCCTTCAAACAACACAACCTAAAAGTATCATTCGTGGTTGTTAACAGAAGGGTCAACACTTGTTTATGAAAGTATATATTCAGATGAGGTAAAGGACCAATTTTTTATGTCAAGAATAATGCTACATTACCAACTATCTTGGGGAATTTGAGCAAACAACTTAAATATCTATTGAATAAGTGATTCTCGTGTGAAAGCTTATGCCGTAAATGCATATGTTTAATAAGCTACTTAAATATGGATATGCACATTGAAGAGGTATTAGCATTCTCAGGTATTGTTTTCACTATAAAAATAGGATTTGGGGATGAATGAGAATAAGCTCCACATGAAGTGGTTTAGATAAACTATCTTAGAGAGCTTATCCAAATAAGTTAAAAACAGCTAAGAGGAATATCATAAGTCATTTTTATAAGCTTTTTCGAAGACATACGCAAGTCTTCATTTCACAAGATAAGCCCAAATAAGCTTTTCCATACGCCCTCCCTCATTACACATTGAATTTTGATAGCAAATCAAATTATTTCAAAGGCGGATTATCTCAAAGAAACTCATAAAGTTAATGTTTTGTTCTTTTCGtagtaagaaaaaaatagtagaCTTACTTCAGTCATATCATTCCCCCCCCTCTTTTTTACGGTCTCTGctgtatcattttttttgccAATTGAAGTTAACATTTCAAAAGCagtttaaaagttaaaattaaaagattctCTTACAGTAAGGGGGCCTTCAATTTCAGGCCATGTCGAAGGATCAGCACGATCACCTCTTCCACCAAAAGCAGACTGCAAATAGTAGGTAATTCAACATTAGAAACTATAAATTCAAAAGTGTTTAAATAGTACAAATATGCAAATTCTTGCCCTTACTTTATCATATCTTGGTAACTTCATCTTGGTACCTGGAtacttcaaataaaaataaattatacttaaAATACAAGAtaataaaggaagaaaaaagagagTTCAAATAACCACCTTCTCTAGACATTTTGGTTAAAGCTGTCAAAGTTTCAACAGAAAAAGGAAGATCATGGCTTCCAGCATTTCCACGATACTGGAAAGAAAACATATTTCAGCTCTCATTAGCGCAATGTTCTCAGATTATACTTAATTGGCTACTTCTCATATACGTGTGTAAATACCTCAAGAAGTGCATTTCCTGGATTAGCCTCTCTTAGTTTATTCTACAATCCAGACACATTTTGTCATCTTTAAAGAAAACGAAAAAGATGGGAGtatcaattgataaaaatatattagaaaacaCTTTTGTATACCTGGCCTTCAGCTGTCAAATAAAAATCATCTATAGATATTGTTGCAGACTTCCTGAAAATTTATGTAGTcatcaaaataaaagataaattcGATCAATATTGCTTCAAAGCTAAAAGCATACCTGCCAATCATTTGGAAAAGGTAATCAAGAGCAAAGACGAGGGTCGTCTTTCCACAGCCTTGAGGGGCACTAAATCCAATCTGAGTcatacaaaatgaaaaaattatgagGCCCTTGAACATTTTTTCCCTTACAAAATCCTATAGTTATATTTACAGTTAAAGCTTATTGAAGGAAGAAATCTATATTTATATGTACCACTAAAGGAGGAATATCTTCTTTATCTTTGAATTTGGCCTGATGCTGAGCAATCTCACTTTCACACCAGAGGAAGACTGGTATATAGTAATGATAAAGCCTAACTTTTTGAGGCTctgtcaagaacaattcattAAGCTGAAACAGTCGACATAGTTGCCGCCCATAAGACAACCACTTATCTATAGACTCGGCCACCTTCTCTGGCGTCAAACCAATTTTGTAAAGCAAAGGTCCTGAGCAAATAAATTCATACAGATCTTGGACAGATGAAACTTGGGCAGGTGATGAAGGAAATACTGAATATACAGGACCCTTCTTGTGCGCAATGCTGTCAGCGGTGGAACTACTTTGCAGCCATGAACTTCCATTGCCTGCAGGAAGTATTGTAAGTGTAAATTAAAGATTTAGATGATATAAGATGAGATAGTGATTTCTATGTGCGTCTAAAATAAGACCGCAGTGCATTCATAAGAGGATGGCGGTAAATACAATAAATGTCTAATTGATATGATTGCCAACTGCCTTCATTGTTATAACCTAGTGGTTTCACTGCGAGGACATTTTATGTGGAATCTCAGGTCACCACATTCCCCCTCTCCGTGTGTGTGTTTATTTGAGTATGTGTTGGCCACTAGgccaatttcaaaataaaataaaaaatgattgcTAACTCTAATCCTAATTCCAACAGAATGAGAAAGTGTAGCAGCAACCGGCTTCTGTGCTATATGTGGCTCTCCGACCACCACACCCAAGGTGGTCCTTAAAGGTTCTGATTGAGGAGGGACTGTCGACAGTGAGCCACCGATCAGTGCCAACGTATCTGGCGGCTTTGGTGGTGGGACCAGCCGTTGAAATGTTGCGATTAGTGGTCCACTGTCTTGGTGGTTTCAGTGGCAGTGAAAGGGAGAACGAGTTCTGTATTTTCTGCACGCCTCTGACTACCACTTGTGAACTCCCATCCGGCAGGTCAGACCAATTTGATGCCAATTCGATTCACACGGTAGCAATTAACAGAGAAATTAGACCAATAATAGGAAAACAAATGTATATtactttagaaaataaaagataactGCAAAAGGATGAATATCCTAATGCTCACAGAACCAAACTCCTACAGAGACTAATCCTTCAAAGTTAACTAAAATTCATTCAAAGTGTACTTTCATACGCACACGACAGGATTAAACCTCAAACCAAATGTTTAAGGGACCTAAGTATCTACCATATATAGTTTCTAAACAAGAAAACATAGCTACTAGTATTGTTTTTATGACTTAAAAGACCAAATATAAGAATTTTCTACCAAGTTAACAAGGGCCCAAAACTTATCTCAGAGAGAcatagtagtgtgacatgcaTCAATCATCAAACAAGCTCAAAACTAGCAGAGAAATATTCAATTCAAAGACCTTTTAACTTATCTaagtaataattaatataacagTAACACATGCAtataaaaagactaaaaatacaaattagtTCATCAGAAATATGAATTTGAATTAACTAAGGTTGAACAAAAATGTACCTGACTTAGAGAAGTGGGTGTGAACATGATTAGAGAGCTTAGACAGTGTGGGGGATGAgtgagaagaaagaagagaaaagtgACATGAAAAAGTagaattagaagaagaagaagaacataaagaaGATGAAATAGTTGTAGGGTGCAATGGTTGAGAGAAAACATTCAAAGTAGCCATGTTTGTGTCTCTCTTTTCTGTTTCTATCtacttttgcaacaaaaaagtCAGCAAAGGATCTTAGCCGCCACGTAATCTTTGCCTATTCTTGCTCTCTGGCCCAACCAACCACAGATTTGCACcagaaaaaatagaataatatatttacataaacaattctattctttgttttttgagaACCTATTCTattctatctatatatattgaatttgtGTATGCAATTCTATTCTATTCTATCTTCTTTCTATCTATATCTATAGTTAATAGTGTATGTACGTTTTTGTTTTCATATGGTTCACGTAACAATTTGTACCAAACTTCAAACTATttgtaacaaaaacaaaatacatctTTCTAGAGCTCTTTTCCATTAAGAATCGGAGGTTAACACAAAAAAGTAGAAGTAAACTAGGTAAAAAAGTCGTGAAAAAACAAAGACCGTAAATTCGAAAAAACAAGACAATTCTTAGAATTAACACACCATTCATAGAAGAGACATTGTTCCTCTTATGTATTCGGCAAAAACCATGTCTAAGATTGTATTTTAATAACAAAACCAtaaaaactgatttatgattctCAAATGAAAATTAGGTTTACCTTGATCCATGGTGATTGAGTAGAAATAATCTTCTTAATTTCAATCTATTTCTTCTTTGCAAATCACTTTCTTGAGAGTCGAGGCTAGCTAAGTGAACATCGAATTGATAACTCAAATCAAGGTATCATAAATTATAACCGTCATCtcattctaaatattttttcatctcTATCTCTCTTAAACTTTATTTCACATAAATCAAGGAAATGTTTGTTGATATGCTGAATATGTAATGTTTAGATTTTAGATTGATTTgtattctattttctttttataataatcacaacaataaatatggatattataaaaaaaataagaatagttctttaaaaaaaaaagtagaatggTTTTTCATGCAATAACAACAAGCAGGCTAGGacaaatttcttctttttgacaaattttcttcttttttaatgaaaacTAACATACTAAACATTTAATTAACGATTACAACACTCACAGTGAAAAGAAGATTAGGGATACCTAGTGCCAATGGTTTGAGTTAAgggaaaaatagttttttttttttgacaaaataaaagatattcattcattcaattgaaagagtacatcgatataatgcaaattcgctaaaaacaaaaaggataaaTCTGTGAACAGgctcacatcatccatgttaatagcataaaacggcaaagtacaaatgcctacacatatgactatatttaaatctctGGAATAACCAtgtttccggatctgcaacgtggatgacgtcaaagtcattgattggatctgcactggattgaagctgatctgacaattTGAAGCGATCAAATAGCTGAgcgaaacaagaaaaacaaacaacgtcgcacaaagacgacgaacaaccaacgtcgcacgaagacgacgaaatcacaaaataaaaaacgaaatagatgtgaaattacttatttcaattaaaggaaaatagaaaaacgagttagaggggtgattttgggtcaaaaattgaccatatatcacccctctttggtggatgaaggagaagaaactagGGCTTGTGTGACGGCTCacaagagaaaaaggaaaataataaaagatacaTAAAAATAGTTGGAGATCTGAATTTGagaaatattaattttacaaattaaCTACgaacatttgtcattaaaaagtaactcattaaatataatatttcaaaaataataatgaagatAAATATGAAACTACCATATTAAACAtggtatttaattattatttacaatattctttgttatattAAAGTTTAATCGGGGATGGAATTTATTGAATAAGTTAAGCGAGAacgtttatttttttaggtaagTAGTCTAATGActagaattttatttattgaaaaattcaaGGTTCAAAGTCCAACCTCTACATATATAACGCgatgttcataccaactgagttatatTTAGAGGGAATTTTTTAGACAAGTAATCTAATGGTTAGAATTTCACTTAATGGAAAATCCAAGGTTTGGATAATGgagaatatttttattaacaaaaaaaagaaagcaactttattttgattcaatggttaaatgaaaagaaagtaATACACgcatattatttttaaaaaagaaatgtaaTAAATAAACACTAAATCAAACACAATTATTTTGCTATCAATTTGAATACACAATTCACCTCAATCccttttttcacttttctagaatttggttaaaaaaaagtcttaagcAATATCATATCACTGTTACAATCAGTTAATAACAAATGCAACAGTTAAACCATCCGAAATCAAGACATTCTTGGCAACATTCTTCATCTCACTGTTCACACAAACTAAATAAGCAAGAACCCCCCCAATAGGTCACTAAAATGTATATACAAAAAAGAATAGACA
Proteins encoded in this window:
- the LOC11436362 gene encoding D-glycerate 3-kinase, chloroplastic codes for the protein MATLNVFSQPLHPTTISSSLCSSSSSNSTFSCHFSLLSSHSSPTLSKLSNHVHTHFSKSGNGSSWLQSSSTADSIAHKKGPVYSVFPSSPAQVSSVQDLYEFICSGPLLYKIGLTPEKVAESIDKWLSYGRQLCRLFQLNELFLTEPQKVRLYHYYIPVFLWCESEIAQHQAKFKDKEDIPPLVIGFSAPQGCGKTTLVFALDYLFQMIGRKSATISIDDFYLTAEGQNKLREANPGNALLEYRGNAGSHDLPFSVETLTALTKMSREGTKMKLPRYDKSAFGGRGDRADPSTWPEIEGPLTVVLFEGWMLGFKPLPVEAVKAVDPQLEIVNKNLKAYYDAWDKYIQSWIVIKIKDPSCVYQWRLQAEIAMREAGNPGMSDDEVRDFVSRYLPAYNAYLPTLYSEGPSGSDPQHLLNIEIDEKRNPILGV